The genome window TATCTAAAATTAAATATAGCAAAAATAAAAATTATAATTTAAGAAGCAAAGGCATATCATCTACTCTCTTTTGCATATACCAACCTTCTAAAATATTTAATCTCAGACCTGTTCCACCATTGACACTTGAAAGCCAGAATATATTTTTTGATGATGAGGAATATTTATATTGTATCTTGACAGTTTTAGATGCTTGAGAAGTTGAACTAGATATTCCTCTAACTTGGACATTTAAGTAAATAGGTTTATCATCATATGAACTACTTGTTTCTATAATAATTTCAGCATTTTGATTTTCTTGTGATGAGTCTGAAAAGTCAAAAATATAATGACGACGTTTTAAATCATTCATATCTATAGTTTCACTATACTTATTACTATAAGATTTATATCTTGGTTGTATTGTACTAGTACTACTTGTATAGAAGTCTTCACTAATACCGGTAAGATGTTCTTGAACCTTTATTTTTTTCAAAGAAGAATAGTAAAGTCCTAGAAAATAAGTATTTTTATTTAATGTGTCTTGTTGTGATAAATCATATTCAAGTTTATTAGTAACTTTACTAAGAATAGAATCCATAACACTGGATTCATTATTTTTGAGTTTTTCTATAACTTTTTGATAAGCTTGATTTATAAAGAGTCAAGTAAAGATTTGTATTTTGTAATAATTCATTTGCAATTAGAGTTTGTATTATTTGCTTAAAATCATCGACTCCTTCGCCTTGAACGAATGTTTTTTTATGCAATTCTTTACGAAAGTCATCAAAAGTAATTGCATGACAACTAGAAAAGCCATCATCTAAAACCAATAGATCAGAGGGGTCAGTTGAGGTTCTTCTATTGAGGTTTCTAATTTCTATTGTATCATCGTGTCTTACGACGGTATCTTGTTCAGGACTTTCTTGATTAGTCATAAAATCTCCTTATTTATTATCCTTTAAATTCTCTGACGTATTCATTCTTATAGTTTTGTATTTTAAGTATTCTTCCAATAGGAATGAGTTTTTTGATAAATGCGTAAATAGAGTTTTCATATCCTTTAGGAAGTAAAGTT of Borrelia hispanica CRI contains these proteins:
- a CDS encoding DUF685 domain-containing protein codes for the protein MDSILSKVTNKLEYDLSQQDTLNKNTYFLGLYYSSLKKIKVQEHLTGISEDFYTSSTSTIQPRYKSYSNKYSETIDMNDLKRRHYIFDFSDSSQENQNAEIIIETSSSYDDKPIYLNVQVRGISSSTSQASKTVKIQYKYSSSSKNIFWLSSVNGGTGLRLNILEGWYMQKRVDDMPLLLKL
- a CDS encoding DUF685 domain-containing protein, with protein sequence MTNQESPEQDTVVRHDDTIEIRNLNRRTSTDPSDLLVLDDGFSSCHAITFDDFRKELHKKTFVQGEGVDDFKQIIQTLIANELLQNTNLYLTLYKSSLSKSYRKTQK